A single window of Anopheles moucheti chromosome 2, idAnoMoucSN_F20_07, whole genome shotgun sequence DNA harbors:
- the LOC128298624 gene encoding larval/pupal cuticle protein H1C, giving the protein MKFLAIAVLVLVASVYAEDQPMESMKAKRGIHFGLGYHHAPAVVSHSYVAPAPVIAHSAPLVAAPVAYHAPIAKTYVAHAPIVHHAPIVHHAPLAAYHAPLYHGAVYSTLHRR; this is encoded by the exons ATGAAGTTCTTG GCTATCGCTGTTCTGGTTCTCGTCGCTTCGGTCTACGCCGAAGACCAGCCAATGGAATCGATGAAGGCTAAGCGTGGTATTCACTTCGGGCTGGGATATCACCATGCTCCGGCGGTGGTGTCGCACTCGTACGTTGCTCCTGCCCCAGTTATTGCCCATTCTGCACCGCTCGTAGCTGCTCCCGTTGCGTATCACGCACCGATCGCCAAGACCTACGTTGCCCACGCCCCGATCGTGCACCATGCTCCGATCGTGCATCATGCTCCGCTTGCTGCTTACCATGCTCCGCTGTATCACGGTGCCGTCTACTCGACCCTGCACCGCCGTTAA